AGCTCTACATCGGGCAGGGTTCATACAAGAAGCTGTATGTCTACGACTACTTGGCCGATTCATGTTTGAAGGTGATAGACGTGAGCGCGGTTACCGCCAGCTACCCCGACGCCTGCATTTTCAGCCGTACCCATCGCCGGGCCTACGTCTCTTCCTTCCAGTTTGAACCGTTGGGGGGCGACAAAGTCGGCATAGTTGACACTGACCGCGACACGCTATTGCGCGTCCTCTCGGTGCGGGTCACCAACGGGCTGTACAAACAAGCTGCCGTGGACGAACGGGATGGCAAGGTCTACATTGTTGACTGCAGCGGTTCGTATTACTATCCGGACACGATGTGGGTGGTCGACTGCGCCACCGACTCGGTAATCAAGAAGTTCGAGTGTGCTCCGTTTGGAGCTGACGCCCGCACGTGCATCCGCTGGGCCCCCTGGAGCAACCGCATCTACCTCATAAATGACTTCGGCAGCGACACAGGTGGGTCTCTCGTCGTCATCGACTGCAACACCGACTCGGTCATCGTTCCGAGCATGCTAAGAGGCGGGCAACTGCGTGACATTCAGATTGACCCGATTCGCCAGCGCGTGTTTGTCATAGGCGATACGAACAAGGTCTACGTCCTGCGCGACGTGGAAGGCGGCGTGGCTGAAGAGACGGCTTCCACCGGTCACGGTTCGGTTTCAGGTCTGCAGGTGAAGCCGACGGTAGATGGCCACCAGATCAGCTACTCCATCGCCACGACGTGCTGGGTTGACGTCTCCGTCTACGACCTCATGGGACGCGAGGTCCGCCGCTTGGTTGCGGAAGAACAACCGGCAGGAGAGCATCAGCTTCTGTGGAACTGTCAAGACAGCGTCGGTAGTCCTGTCGCCCGTGGCGTCTACCTCATCCGCCTCGAAACCCCGAGCGTCGCTGACACGAAGAAGGTCGTAGTGACAAGATGCTCAAGGCGGTCGTGAGATAGGCCAAACCTGCGGAGGGGCGGAGCTATCCGCCTCTCCGTGATTGGAGAGTGGTTGTGAAGAAACTGCTGCTATTGCTGGTTCCTCTGGTCCTGACGGCCCAGGTGGAGGTTGACACGTTCATGCGACTTCCCACCCGGCTGGGTCAGGCGTTCTTCGTCCCTGAACTCAACAAACTGTACGTAATGCCCCGCTACAACAGTGGGAGGAACCTCTACGTCCTCGATTGCTCCACCTACACCCTGAAGACGCAGATACCCTTCGGCCCTCCCAATGCCGGGGCCACGACCCGTTTCTCCTATAGCCCACTGAGACGGAAGCTCTACGTGACCACTTGGGCGTACGATAGCACGTTTGTTGTCGACGTTGTGGCCGACACGGCCGTCGGATGGGTGAAGGTGCCTCATGACTGGAACAATGATGTGTATTTGAGTGACATCGACGCTTTGTTCAAGCCTTCGGTTGACACGCTGTACGAGTTCGATTGTGCCACGGACACCGTGATCCGCCGGCTGCCGGTACACAGCACCTGCGCGTCGTGGGACTCGGTAGGCCGCAAGCTCTACGTGGGGCAGGGCTCGTACAGGAAGCTCTACGTCTATGACTACCTGGCTGATTCCTGCCTCAAGGTCATAGACGTGGGCGCCGTTGTGGCCAGCTATCCTGACGCTTGCGTCTTCAGTCGCACCTACCGCCGGGCCTACGTCTCCTCGTTCCAGTTTGAGATGATGGGGGGAGACTACCTGGGCATAGTTGATACCGAGCGCGACACTCTCTTGCGCGTGCTCCCGGTGCAAATCACGGAGGGGCTGTACAACCACGTTGCCGTTGACGAGCATGACGGGAAGGTCTACATCACGAGTGACGACGGGTGGTTCGACACACCGGACACGATGTGGGTCGTTGACTGCGCGACTGATTCGGTTCTGAAGAAGTTCGAGTGCGTGCCCGAAGGAAGAACGATGGTGTGCATCCGCTGGGTGCCGTGGAGCAACCGCATCTACCTTGTCAACGTCTATCCTAACGCAAACCAACTTGGTTCTCTCGTCGTCATTGACTGCAGCACCGATTCGGTCATCGTGCCCGGCATGCCAAGCAGTGACTTCATACGAGACGTACAACTCGACCCGCTCCGCCAGCGGATATTCGCGGTAGGCGTGGATTCCTACTACGTATACGTCCTGCGCGACACCGGCTACGGGGGAGTTGTTGAAGCCAGGCCAGCCGGGCCGCGTCTCGCGTCGGTCTTGCAGGTACAGCCGACGTCAGGTGGGTACGAGGTGAGCTACTCCGTTGCCTCGCCCTGCCGGGTAGACCTTTCGGTCTCCGACCTGATTGGCCGAGAGGTCAGGCAACTCGTGGCAGGCGAACAGCCGGCAGGCCGGCACCGGGCCATTTGGGACCGCCGCGACCAGGAAGGGGCTGCGGTTCCCGGAGGTGTCTACTTTGTCCACCTTAGCACGCCTGACTTCGCCGCGGTCAAGAAAGCGGTGGTGACGAGATGAACCGAAGCGAACAAGCCCGAATGCTCATCGGCTTGACCATGCCCGGAAGCGGTCCTGCCGCGGGAGCCGCCGCTCCGCCGCGAGTTCCGTGTCCTTCCGGGCAGCGATGGCTCGCCGTGAAAGGGACGCTGACAAGAGCACGACGCTGGAGCCGCGAGCATAGTCTGGACAGCTTTCACACGGTTTACTGGCTTGCGATGTTCGCCTGCTGTTCTCTGTTCGGCCTCATGGTCGGGGGCTATGTGGGGTTCATGGAGAACGCCACTTCGCACGCAGCCCCGCCGCACTCGTTCGCACAACTGGCCGCGACGGATGTAGGCTGGGCTGCCAAGATGAGGCAAGACTGGCTGGCATCGCACCCGCGTGAGTCGGCAGGGAGGCGCGGGCGAGA
The window above is part of the candidate division WOR-3 bacterium genome. Proteins encoded here:
- a CDS encoding T9SS type A sorting domain-containing protein, which produces LYIGQGSYKKLYVYDYLADSCLKVIDVSAVTASYPDACIFSRTHRRAYVSSFQFEPLGGDKVGIVDTDRDTLLRVLSVRVTNGLYKQAAVDERDGKVYIVDCSGSYYYPDTMWVVDCATDSVIKKFECAPFGADARTCIRWAPWSNRIYLINDFGSDTGGSLVVIDCNTDSVIVPSMLRGGQLRDIQIDPIRQRVFVIGDTNKVYVLRDVEGGVAEETASTGHGSVSGLQVKPTVDGHQISYSIATTCWVDVSVYDLMGREVRRLVAEEQPAGEHQLLWNCQDSVGSPVARGVYLIRLETPSVADTKKVVVTRCSRRS